The DNA segment ACACCATTCAGGCTAAACAACGAGGCATGCGGCGCGCTGTTGGCTGGCTGGTTGACGACAATCACTGCCGCCAGTATCAGCATCAACACAATCCCGACCCCTTCAATCACCATCAGCACCCGCGCCACCGTCTGTCCATCACGTGAATTCAGAACCCAACTGAATATCACGCCAACCGCAGCGGTGATAATCCACGGGATCTGGATACCCGAGGTGGGAAATAATGCCGCGAGGAAGGCGTTAGTAAACGCGCCCAATGCCGCCAGGGTGGCAATTGAGAAGAAAAGATATGTCCCCATAATCGCGAAACCAGAAAAGAATCCGGCTCGCGGGCCAATGGTTTTTCCTACCAGACCGTAGGCGCTACCGGCGTGATTATAAAAACGCGTCAGGCGGATAAAGCCATAGGCAATTAACGCGACCCCGACCAGGCCGAGGACAAACACAATCGGCAGCGCTTTACCGACTGAGTCGATTAATCCCTGCGCATTGCCAGACATCGCCAGCGTCGGTCCCACCATCCCCAGGGAGAGCGCCAGCGCCTCCCACAGTTTTAAACTTCGCTTTTTATTTGGTGCGTGGTTCATCTTCATCACCCTCATACGACGTGATTGATTAGCGAGATGTGTTATGGGTTGCCCCGGTGTTGGTAATAACTTAAACGGACCATGCAAAGCGGAATTTCTCCGCGATGGCCTTCAGCGGCAGATGTCCCCAGGTATCCTGTTCGTGTTGACGCACGGCGATCAGCGCACCCAACAATTCCGGCGGTAAAATCGACTGCGCCAGCGGACTCTGTGCGAGACGTTGTAAGGCATCCGACTGTGAAGTGATCAGCCGATAAATATGTTGTTCATGGCGCTGTGCTTCGGAGAGATCGGCTGGGGCCGCTTGCGTGGCCTGCGGCAGTGGCAGTGCGGCGTTGAGTCCCGCCAGCGCCATCCCCAATACTGCGCCACAGGCGATATAAGGATTGGCGGAGGGATCGATGCACTTCACCTCCAGATGGGCACCGTAGGGGTTGCCTTTATTTGCGGCGCAGTAGCGTACTGCGGCTTCCCGGTTTTCCAGTCCCCAGCAAGCATAGGCACCTGACCAATGCCCTGGTTGCAGGCGGTCGGCAGACAGCACGGAGGGAGCCAGCAGCGCCACCAGTTCCGGCAGATGCCGAACAATCCCGGCCAGCAAACTGCCCCCGGCTTCGCTGATACCGTAGCTACCGCTGCCACCCGCCAGCAGCGGCTGCCCATCACGGGTAAAGGAGAAGTGCAGATGCGCACCGTTGCCCGCATCACGCTCAAACGGCCGTGGCGAGAAACTGACGCGTAAATGGTGTTTACGGGCAATGCGCCCCAGCAAAATACGGGTCAGCACCAGACGATCTACCGCCGTGATCGGATTGGCGGGAGCCAGCGACAGTTCAAACTGGCGGGTGCCATATTCAGCGTGAAATTGTTCAAGACCGACACCGGCTTCCTCAAGGGCATTGACGAGGTCATTAACCATCGCTTCATGCGCCAACAAACCTCCCATGCCGTAGGCATGCCATGTTCCTTCAGCGTCTTCCTCCTGTTCGGGCAACAGAAAGAATTCAAGTTCGCCAGCGGCCAGGGTTTCAATACCCTGCTGCTGCAATGCCTCCACCTGACGGCGCAGAAAATGGCGGCTACACCAGGCCGCGTGCTCCCCTTCCTGTTCAAAAACATCGACCGGTGCCCAGCAGAAGCCATCCTGCAATGTCACCAGCGCGGAGAGATCCGCTCGTAAGCGATCATCGCCGACCGCCGAGAACGCCGGTATCCAGGCGATGGCGTTATCGGCGCAAAACAGTGCCCAGGAGGGGGATGCGCCCACACCAGATTGGCTGAGGGTTTTCAGGCGGTTAACCGGAATGGATTTGCCACGGATGACGCCAGCCGAATCCACCAGCGAGGCGAACACGGTGGTTACCCCGAGTGCCCTGAGCCTTGCAACTTCACGCTGAAAATCAATCGTTTCTGCATTGTTAATTACGGATTGCTTGTCCATTAAACCGTAAACTCCCGTCATAATTGGTTTGAGGTGCGCCTCTTGCTATTTTTTTATGTATGTTACAAGATCGATTAAAAATCAATATATGTAATATATATTAAATTCGTATGGTTCAGACGCAGCGCTTGTGGCACTGTGATTTGCCTGAGGTTGAGTGAAGGAGAGCCGGGGTGCTGGCACAACAGATAAAAGACAACATGGCGGAACTGAGTCCGGCAGAGCGCAAAATTGCCCGGGCAATGCTGGCCGATTACCCTGGCGCTGGTTTAGGTTCGGTGCAGCAGCTGGCAGAACGTGCTGGCGTCAGCCTCCCTTCCGTGGTGCGTTTCGCCCGTCGTATGGGCTTTGGTGGCTTTGTCGATTTTCAGCAGGCGTTGCGTGATGAGATTTCTGAACAGGCCAAAGGCCCGTTACAGCGCCTGGAAACTTGGGTGACGACAGAAAGCGCGTCGGCCCTGATGGAAGCCGCGATTAAATCCTCCACGCTGGCCATTCAGTGCTCGTTACGCGACATTGCGGAATATGAAATCGCCGAAGCCACCCGGCTAATCGGTGCGAAAGAACATCATGTGATCCTCGGCGGTGGGCGTATCAGCCAGTCACTGGCGATGTATTTTGGCCGCAACTTGCAACAGGTACGACGCGGCGTAGACGTGCTGGCCGAAAACCATCATGACCGCATCCAGCAGATCATCGACGTGAATAAAAACGACGTGTTTGTGCTGTTTGATTTTCGCCGCTATCAGCAGGACATGTATGAACTGGCCCAGGAGATTGTGGCGCGTGGTGCCACGCTCATCGCCGTGACGGATACCCAACTCTCTCCCATCGCTTCTCTCGCAAAAGTGGTACTGGCGATCCATGTGGAAACACCGTGGCTGTTTGATGGCTATGCCGCTGGCATTGTGCTGATTGATGCCATTATCGCCAGCATTATGGAAAGCCAGGGCGATAAAACCGTGCAGCGTTTGCAGCAATGGGAAGCGCTTGGCCCCCTTTCGTTAAATGCAAAATCCAAATGAGGTAATCAAAGACGTGAGCGCCCCACTCCTTTTTTCAGATGAACCTGCGCCGGTGATGGTGGAGAACCGGGCCGGGGATTCCCCTTTCCTGATCCTGTGCGATCATGGTGGAAAACGCATTCCGCGCCAGCTCGGCGATTTAGGTTTACCGCAACATGAGATCGACCGGCATATTGGCTGGGATATTGGCGTACTGGCCGTTTCCCGCCATCTGAGCCAGTTACTGCATGCGCCGCTGGTGCATCAGCTCTATTCCCGACTGGTGATTGACTGCAACCGTCTACCGGGCATTCCCAGCTCCATCCCGGTGATATCGGAAGCGACAACCATTCCTGGCAATATCGACCTGAGCCAGCAGGCACGCGATCAGCGACGGGACGAAATCTTTACCCCTTACCATGACACCATCCGCGCACTTCTGGCCGAACGTCAGGCGCACGGCATCCCGACCTGTATCCTCGCCATGCACAGCTTCACCCCGGTGTTTCACGGTGAACAACGGCCATGGCAGGTTGGCGTCCTGTACCAGCATCAGGCCGCCTATGCGCTGACGGTGCTGGAGCAGTTGCGCGCGACTCAGCGCTGGTGCGTGGGTGATAACCAGCCTTATTCGGTTTCCGATGACACCGATTATGCGGTGCCGCAGCATGCCAATAAAAATGACCTGCCCTATGTGGAAATTGAAATCCGTCAGGATCTGATCACCCAACCCGCTGGACAACGGGCGTGGGCTGAGGATCTGGCCCCGATATTCACCGACAGCTGGAATGAACTTACCCGCCAGCCCTGTAAAAAAGAGGCGTAATTGATGTTTAACCCATCCAGCCGTGATATTCCGATCGAGAAAGAAGCCGCGACGCTGTTATTTGTCGATGTGCAAAACTACAACGCCCGTCGTGACGGTGGTGAATATGTCGGGATGTCGGCCGCCGAGCAGAACGAGAAGTTTGGTTATTTCTTCGAGATTATTGAACGTGAAACCATCGGCAACATGCAGAAAATCCAGGCGGCCTGTCGTGCCAGTCAGGTTGAAGTGATGTATACCGTGATTGAAAGCCTGACCAAAGATGGACGCGACCGCAGCCTCGATTACAAAATCACCGGTTTTAACGTGCCGCGTGATTCGTGGGACGCCCAGGTACTGGATGCGATCAGCCCAGCGGATGATGAAATCGTCCTGTCGAAAACCTCTTCCAGCGTGTTTATCTCCACCAACATTGATTATGTGTTGCGTAACCTCAGCACGCGTTATCTGGTGATTGCTGGTTTTCTTACCGATCAATGCATTGAAAGCGCAGTCCGTGATGCCTGTGATCTCGGATATCTGGTGACATTAGTGACCGATGCCTGCGCGACACTGACACCCGAACGCCAGCAAAACTCACTCAATGCGATCAAAGGCTACTGCCGCCAAATCACGACACAGGATTTCCTCGACGAACTTGCGGCACGATGAACTGTGTGATGCTCCAGTGGTTGTTTGTGACACTGGAGCCATTCAGGTATTAAAAACGCCAGGCCAGCAATAACGCATAACTCAGTTGCTGCTTCTCCTGAGTCAACGGGCTGTCTGCGGCGTCACCTTCCAGACGTTGCGCCATAATCCGAGCCGATACTCGCCAGGATGAGGTCAGGTCATAATCGGCCCCGACCTCCCATCCTATTTTCTCCAGACCTGCGCCTGCGTCATAACGGGCTAAACCACTGCGCGAGGATTGTTGAGCCGAGACACCATGCTGTGTCTGCATATAATCGCTATCCGCCCAACTCAGGCTGGGGCCGGTAAACAGCCGCAAATCTTCATAGGGACGCCATGACAGATTGGCATAGGTGGTGAGCAGCAATCCCTGCTGATTTCCGCCGATATCCTGTGACAGGATCAATCCGGCGTTAAAGAGTTCATTGCGGTAAATTGCCGAGGTAAAAGCACGCGGTGAGATTTTAATATCGCCCATGCCACGCAGATAGTCGTCATCTGACTCCTGACGTGGTGAGAGATCGGCACCTGCGCCCAGGGCGAATGTCCAGTGTTCGGTTTTAGCAAACTGCCAGCCGAGTGCGGTAAGGGTATCGACGCCACCGATAAAAAACGGTCCGTAATTGACTCTTACCGCCGGGATAAAGGTTGTGTCGTTGTGTTTAGCCCCTGAGTAATTCGGCTTTACGCCAACGCCCGCGCCGATAAAACCACTGAAGCCGTTGTCGGATTCCTCAGCGATGGCGGGAAAGGCCGCAGATAATATTAATAGCAGCGGAAGGGATTTCACTGGACTGGAGAACATGGTACTTCATCCTTTTCGTTACAGGGGCTGGCGCGAGTGTTGTTATCCATTACAACAGCCGCCTGTAACGCCTCTTTTTACCTCAGGTAAAGTTATGTAACAGCGGAATCCGTACTCTGAAGCTGGCCCCTCCGCCAGTGCGGTTAGTGACACTCACCTCACCATCATGATATTCACTGATCGAACGCACCAGGGCCAAGCCTAATCCCGTACCATTACCGCTGCGATTCAGGCGGAAGAACGGCTCAAAAATGCGTGTCATTTCCAATGCGGGAATCCCCGGGCCACGATCATCCACCGTCAGCAAAAAGTTATCAGGATCGGTACGATGTAAACGCATCACCACCTCCTGACCGGCATAGCGCAACGCGTTTTCAATCAGATTGCGCATTAAACGCCGCATCAGGCGCGCATCAACCTGAGCAACAATATGTTCAGCCACCAGATCGATCTCAGCGCTGGCACACTCTTCAGCAGCCAGAGCCGTGACATCGGTGGAGGTGAATTCTGCCGCGATAACCTTTTGCGCCATTTTCAGCCGACTCAGGGTGAGTATCTCTTCAACCAACGTATCCAGTTCTGCCACGCTACGTTGCAGTTCATGTTGCGCCTGAGAATGCTCATCCGACAACAGTGCGGAGGCCATTTGTATACGCATCAACGGCGAACGTAATTCATGGGATGCGTTCGCCAGCATGGTTTTTTGCGACTGCACCAGCGTCTCGATTTGTGCCGCCGACCGGTTGAAGCTGGCGGCTAGCTGACTGACTTCATCGCTTCCCGTGACCGGTACACGTTCGGCCAGATTGCCCCTCCCCAATGCTTCAACACTTTGTTGCAGGGATTCCAGCCGTGCAGTCAGTCGGCGAATCACCGGAAAAGCCATCAGCGCTACTGCGCCAGCCAATGCCAGCAGCATAATGATAAATGTCCAGGGGCGCTCCAGCCGGTCAGTGCTGAACTGAATGACCAGCAGCCGCTTGTCCTGGAGTTGCCATACAAAACGTGTTCCATACCAGTCATCAAAGTAGCCCCCAGCCCTGACCTGTTTGGGCAAGGGGATTTCTGGCGATAAAGGCCGGCTCAACAGCCTCCCTTGCGCATCAAATAGCGCGAAGCGCGCATGGGTGCGTTGCATCCAGTCATCTATCGCGTCAGATTGTGCACTTTTCATCGCCGATGCGGGTGGCAGGTTTTGTTCCACCAGTTCGCTGAAGGTGGCAAAGGCACTGACATGGCGGTTGTTATCGTCACTCCATAACCACAAAACAATGGTGCAAAGCACCACCAGTACGATGGCGCTTAACACGGCGAAAAAAATCTGCAAATGCATGGGAAAATCGGAGATGCGTTTCATCGGGTTAGCGTCCCGGTAACGCAGAAAATACGTAACCCACTCCGCGTACTGTGATTATGCGTTTAGGTGCGCGCGGATCGTCCTCAATCAACTGGCGGATTCGCCCAATATGCACATCAATCGCCCGGTCAAAATTGTCATAGCTTTCCCCGCGCACCGTCTGCCATATTTGCTCGCGGTTCAAAACGCGTCCGGCCTGACGCGCCAGCGAAACCAGCACATCAAATTGCAAAGAAGTGAGCATACAGGGTTGTTGTCGCAGTGTGACGGTACGTGCTGCGGTATCGATCTCCAGTTCGCCCGACTGGATCACGCTGACGTCATCACGGCGAGAGCCGGGCCGCAGACGACGAAGCACCGCCCGCATACGTGCCAGCAGCTCGCGCGGCTCAAAGGGCTTCGGCAGATAATCATCAGCGCCAACCTCCAGCCCGATGATTCTGTCCGCCGGATCACCCCGCCCGGTGACCATAATAATCGCTGGATCGTTGTTAGACTCAGCCCTTATCTGGCGACACAAGGCCAGCCCATCAGCATCTCCGAGCATCAGGTCCAGTAACACGACATCGAAATTCTGCATTTTCATGCGGGACTGCGCGTCTGTGGAGCTGGCGCTATGCAGTACATCAAACTCATATTGTGCAAGGTAAGGCACGATCATCTGTGCCAAACGGATATCATCCTCGATGAGCAAAACTGTCGTCATGTCGTTAATATTCCGGTTAAAACGAAGCAAAGCCATGAACAAGAGACAGCAGAAAAGGAGATGAGTTGCAGCGTTTGGCTAACCGATTACATCTGGGTGGCATGATGAACTCGCTCAAATAATGCAGCTGAGATTGTGTTGCCGGATACTAGCCAGCAGCGCTACTGCGTTTCTGCGCCAGATAAATATGTTTCGCCGGACGGTTTTATCTGAAGTGCAGATTGCCCTGCCAAAAGTGCTCAATAACTTCATCAGGAGTCATTACATCACGATCTGCTTTGCTCAGCGATGCAGTAATCAATGGGCCCGATGAGCATTATTCTGCCGGACTTCAGGAGAAAGTCGCTTGACGGCCGTTACGCCACAGCAGGCTTACTGCTCTCACGACATAAGTGAACTTGCTGTGAAGTCTGATGTATGTATTATTTTAGCTGCTGATGGCGATGTATAACATGGAGAGCAATATGGGTATTCAACGCGTTCGCAGTTTCCTGCAAACACACGCACCAGAAATTACCGTGACTGAGTTGGAAGCACCGACCGCAACCGTGATTCAGGCAGCTGAAGCATTTGGCGTTGAACATGGACAAATCGCGAAATCGCTGTCGTTTCGCGTTAATGACCAGATCGTGTTGGTGGTGATGGCGGGCGATCGTCGCCTGGACAACCGCAAATATAAAGAATTTTTTGGTGTGAAGGCGCGGATGCTGGCAGCTGAAGAGGTGGAAATGCACACGGGCTTTGCTCCCGGTGGCGTCTGCCCATTTGGCGTGAATCCGGCTGTCAGCGTTTATTGCGATGAAAGCCTGCTCAGTTATCCTGAAGTGCTGCCTGCCGGCGGGAATGCACGCTCTGGCGTGCGCATCTCACCCGAAAAACTGGCTAGCATTACCGGGGCTAAATGGGTGAGTTTAAGTGTTGATGTGAGCTGAAGCTCGTTCAGAGCGGGGCACAGCCCTCTTTTCCTGGCGTTAATCCGCGTGCATCAGGCTGTATCCATCGCGCAATCAGCCAGTCATGTTGCAGATGCCCATCTTTGGAAAACAGGTCCGTTCCCTGCGCAAGGGGAAAATGAAAAGTGTGTTTTTCACTGTTGGCACCGGTATAGATGTTCGCAACCACATCAGTCTTCTCACCATAATAGTTAGCAAAAACCTGATTAAGAACATCAACATAATACACCTCGTGTATCCCTATTGGTGGTTGACCATATGCCATCACATGAATCTGGTCTAAAGGCAGTACATCCATCAGATTGTGAAGATTCTCCAGGCGTATAGCACGGCCAATCATAATTGAGACTGTACCGCCTGGCTTGACGGTCAGCGGATTATTAGAATTGGGGTCTTGACCAAATACGCACTGCCCCTGAGAACCCGCCTCCCCTGCGCCCGCATACTTGCTGCCCCTCACATTCACCTCGGCGCTGACCAACATCAGCGGTTCCGAACCGTAATTTCTGATAGTCATGATGAGAAACAGGTCGTCAACCGAATAGGTCACCTGGGGTGACATCCTGAAAGGCTGGAGGCGCGCATTAATGACTTTTAGTGGTTCCTGATGGGGAATATAGGAAAGCAGAGTGTTGAACGTTTCCGTGATAGCGTTAAATCCATTCGCTAATGCAACAATCAATAGAACCAGAGGGATAACAAATTTAATCCACCGTTTCTTTAATGCAGCCACAAGTTTATTAAGCATGCCAGTAAACAAGGCGTTATCGGCCTAAAAACAGTTTCAGGGGTAATTATCGTAGCATCGCATAAAATAAGTGGTTTGTAATTGGCTATCGTTGATTGCATTCAACTCAATCCGCACAAAGCCCGGTTCGATGACACCAGAGGTATATAGGTCAGGACTCAGTGCATAAAACACACGCATTGATAAAGACCATTAACCTCGGTAAAAGGTTAGGGAATACCTTTTGCACACGAGATCATCATGAAATACCCGGATCTGAACCTGCTGCTGGCGCTGGATGTACTGCTGGAGGAAGGCAGCGTTGCCGCTGCGGCGCGACGCATGAACCTGAGCGCCCCGGCCATGAGTCGCACGCTGGGACGACTGACTGCGCTGCTGGCCCGCTGGTTTTAATCCCTTTCAGGAGATGTTATGCCCACAGATTCCAACCCTTTCGTGATACTCAATGTCAGCCGCTTTCCCATGATTACGCTAAATCAACACGCGGTCGTTGCGGGTTACGCCAATCAGTGGATGCGCGAAATGTCTTTGCTGATAGAACAAGGTTCCCTTCGTGATGGTATATGACCATATGCGGGCGGAAGAGAGTAAGGCGGACCACCAGCTACGCGGCCATTGGCTTATTCAGCATCGAAAGCAGCTCAGCGCGGTGTGCCGGGGGATGATCAGCATTGAAACCGAGACGCAGCGGCTGGAAGAGTTGGTGCAGGTGCGTAAACTCTTTGGTATTCGACACGCGGTGGTGAATTCAGAGCCTTATGCGTTAGCTCTGATTCACCAATGGATAGCATAAAGCTATGGGGCGGGGATGCTCATCAACCCAGAGCAATCCCTGTCAGCGGCCCAAAGCTGGCGATACGTTGCAGCGGCTCATCTGAGTTCAGTTGGTATTGCCATAAATTACCCCCCAGGTCGGTAATCCATATCACGCCGCGAGGGTGGTCGATCGCCAACCCAATACCTTCGTCTAAACCGGTAGCAAGGATACGATGATCGCTAAACTCGCCATTTTGCACCGTGGCACAGTTTAACGTGTTCCCACCTTTCAGCTTGTCTCCCCGGTCTGTCCAGTACATCAGGTTACTGCTGGAATCGTATTCCAGATCAATGGGTTCCGGCAGGTTTTCCATGACTGGCTTTATGTCGTGACGCGTAGAGGCTGTTTCGCCGGCAGGAAGTGCGAGTGACGCTCGCATAATGCGTCCCTGCCCCGCTTTGGAAGGCCCTTTTTGCGTCCAGTAGATAAATTCATTTTCCGCATCAATCGCGATGCCAACGCAATGGCGCGTGTAGTCCCGGGAGTCCTGCGGAAAAAGCCCGGTTTGAATGAGTACGGTCACATCCGAGCCATCTTCTTTTGCGCGCAACACGCGCATCCCTTCACGATCGCACCAGTACAGATATCCCTGTTGTTCGTCGTGGAGAAGCTGCTTACCGGTCACGAAAAGTCCGTTCTCAACCAGACGCTTGCGACCAGAACCGTCCAGATTCGCGATTTCCACACTCCCGTCAGCCTGGAAAAACTCCAGGGTTGCAGGTTCTTTGTGCTCGCCCATATTGGTCCAGTAGATCTTGTTATTCTTCACATCGACGGCAATGCCATCGGGATGCGAGCGCAGGCCAGATACGACGGAAACACGTTCTCCGGTTGCCGGATTAAACTCGATGATGCTGCCATCCATAGGCTGTAATAGAAAAAGATTGCCTGTACTCATGAATCCCCCACGTAATGCGTACTGTAACTTTTGATCGCCCGGGTATCTCATGCAGTGAGAATACTCATAGCGGAACCAGGAACTGGCGGCGTGGGATCAATTCTGACACAACTTACATGCAGGCTCACTGGTCGCAACGATTTCGCGCTCGTGAAAAGCATGAATTCCGTGATGTTATCAGCCCTGAATTCGGGTGTGGGGGGATTGAAGCAGTGGCATACACGACGGGCCTGCCGGGCCAAAGCCCGGCATTGCCTGCTTATGCTTTTCTGCGGTCGCTATGTTCATCCAGTTTCTGGTTGAACTCCGCTGAACACCATCTCTGCTGAATGGCCTGGCGCACCAAATCTTGCTGGGTTTGCGGTACCATCCCGCCCAAAGGAGGATCCGTATCCAGATTGGTGGGAAACGAATAGCCACGGGCGGCAACATTGATGGCGGTATCCAGTTCTGCCTGGTTGTGCTTGCTGTCGACCAGCAGCGGATACACCAGTTTCAAAATTTTCTCATGGTTGACTTCTTCCATCGGTACGCCAAAAGCAGAGGAAACCTGCAACAGGTTCGCCGTTCGCACATGGTCGGTGGTGGTGTTGTTACCGGCAGCATGGAACAGCGCA comes from the Pantoea sp. At-9b genome and includes:
- a CDS encoding glutamine synthetase family protein encodes the protein MDKQSVINNAETIDFQREVARLRALGVTTVFASLVDSAGVIRGKSIPVNRLKTLSQSGVGASPSWALFCADNAIAWIPAFSAVGDDRLRADLSALVTLQDGFCWAPVDVFEQEGEHAAWCSRHFLRRQVEALQQQGIETLAAGELEFFLLPEQEEDAEGTWHAYGMGGLLAHEAMVNDLVNALEEAGVGLEQFHAEYGTRQFELSLAPANPITAVDRLVLTRILLGRIARKHHLRVSFSPRPFERDAGNGAHLHFSFTRDGQPLLAGGSGSYGISEAGGSLLAGIVRHLPELVALLAPSVLSADRLQPGHWSGAYACWGLENREAAVRYCAANKGNPYGAHLEVKCIDPSANPYIACGAVLGMALAGLNAALPLPQATQAAPADLSEAQRHEQHIYRLITSQSDALQRLAQSPLAQSILPPELLGALIAVRQHEQDTWGHLPLKAIAEKFRFAWSV
- a CDS encoding MurR/RpiR family transcriptional regulator yields the protein MLAQQIKDNMAELSPAERKIARAMLADYPGAGLGSVQQLAERAGVSLPSVVRFARRMGFGGFVDFQQALRDEISEQAKGPLQRLETWVTTESASALMEAAIKSSTLAIQCSLRDIAEYEIAEATRLIGAKEHHVILGGGRISQSLAMYFGRNLQQVRRGVDVLAENHHDRIQQIIDVNKNDVFVLFDFRRYQQDMYELAQEIVARGATLIAVTDTQLSPIASLAKVVLAIHVETPWLFDGYAAGIVLIDAIIASIMESQGDKTVQRLQQWEALGPLSLNAKSK
- a CDS encoding N-formylglutamate amidohydrolase, whose protein sequence is MQNPNEVIKDVSAPLLFSDEPAPVMVENRAGDSPFLILCDHGGKRIPRQLGDLGLPQHEIDRHIGWDIGVLAVSRHLSQLLHAPLVHQLYSRLVIDCNRLPGIPSSIPVISEATTIPGNIDLSQQARDQRRDEIFTPYHDTIRALLAERQAHGIPTCILAMHSFTPVFHGEQRPWQVGVLYQHQAAYALTVLEQLRATQRWCVGDNQPYSVSDDTDYAVPQHANKNDLPYVEIEIRQDLITQPAGQRAWAEDLAPIFTDSWNELTRQPCKKEA
- a CDS encoding isochorismatase family cysteine hydrolase, which codes for MFNPSSRDIPIEKEAATLLFVDVQNYNARRDGGEYVGMSAAEQNEKFGYFFEIIERETIGNMQKIQAACRASQVEVMYTVIESLTKDGRDRSLDYKITGFNVPRDSWDAQVLDAISPADDEIVLSKTSSSVFISTNIDYVLRNLSTRYLVIAGFLTDQCIESAVRDACDLGYLVTLVTDACATLTPERQQNSLNAIKGYCRQITTQDFLDELAAR
- a CDS encoding MipA/OmpV family protein, whose protein sequence is MFSSPVKSLPLLLILSAAFPAIAEESDNGFSGFIGAGVGVKPNYSGAKHNDTTFIPAVRVNYGPFFIGGVDTLTALGWQFAKTEHWTFALGAGADLSPRQESDDDYLRGMGDIKISPRAFTSAIYRNELFNAGLILSQDIGGNQQGLLLTTYANLSWRPYEDLRLFTGPSLSWADSDYMQTQHGVSAQQSSRSGLARYDAGAGLEKIGWEVGADYDLTSSWRVSARIMAQRLEGDAADSPLTQEKQQLSYALLLAWRF
- a CDS encoding HAMP domain-containing sensor histidine kinase, which produces MKRISDFPMHLQIFFAVLSAIVLVVLCTIVLWLWSDDNNRHVSAFATFSELVEQNLPPASAMKSAQSDAIDDWMQRTHARFALFDAQGRLLSRPLSPEIPLPKQVRAGGYFDDWYGTRFVWQLQDKRLLVIQFSTDRLERPWTFIIMLLALAGAVALMAFPVIRRLTARLESLQQSVEALGRGNLAERVPVTGSDEVSQLAASFNRSAAQIETLVQSQKTMLANASHELRSPLMRIQMASALLSDEHSQAQHELQRSVAELDTLVEEILTLSRLKMAQKVIAAEFTSTDVTALAAEECASAEIDLVAEHIVAQVDARLMRRLMRNLIENALRYAGQEVVMRLHRTDPDNFLLTVDDRGPGIPALEMTRIFEPFFRLNRSGNGTGLGLALVRSISEYHDGEVSVTNRTGGGASFRVRIPLLHNFT
- a CDS encoding response regulator, whose protein sequence is MTTVLLIEDDIRLAQMIVPYLAQYEFDVLHSASSTDAQSRMKMQNFDVVLLDLMLGDADGLALCRQIRAESNNDPAIIMVTGRGDPADRIIGLEVGADDYLPKPFEPRELLARMRAVLRRLRPGSRRDDVSVIQSGELEIDTAARTVTLRQQPCMLTSLQFDVLVSLARQAGRVLNREQIWQTVRGESYDNFDRAIDVHIGRIRQLIEDDPRAPKRIITVRGVGYVFSALPGR
- a CDS encoding YbaK/EbsC family protein, encoding MGIQRVRSFLQTHAPEITVTELEAPTATVIQAAEAFGVEHGQIAKSLSFRVNDQIVLVVMAGDRRLDNRKYKEFFGVKARMLAAEEVEMHTGFAPGGVCPFGVNPAVSVYCDESLLSYPEVLPAGGNARSGVRISPEKLASITGAKWVSLSVDVS